A genomic region of Oncorhynchus mykiss isolate Arlee chromosome 2, USDA_OmykA_1.1, whole genome shotgun sequence contains the following coding sequences:
- the klhdc4 gene encoding kelch domain-containing protein 4, translating to MGKKGKKEQKKVKGAEKTAAKMDKKISKRSKREEEDLAALIAEFQSLDAKKTTVVETACPPPSPRLNASLSAHPDKDELILFGGEFFNGKKTYLYNDLFFYNLKKNTWVKSDIPNPPPRRCAHQAVVVPQAGGQLWLFGGEFASPDGEQFYHYKDLWVLHLSTNTWEQIKVPGAPSGRSGHRMVLSKRQLLVFGGFHESARDFIYYNDVHAFSLDSFTWSRLSPSGTGPSPRSACQMTSTPDGSGVIIYGGYSKVKAKKDVEKGTIHSDMFLLKRDGKEEQEKWLWSRVSPSGSKPPARSGFSLAVGPTGRALLFGGVCDEEEDETLEGDFYNDLYLYDINKHRWFPAQLKGCKSEKKKRRRGKKGGETGEGSGEGQEEEGAAAQGPVEVIKEIVTEDGTVMTIKEIIPGTQVEEESEEEEEGEEGASAILVEPCARSSAMATVKYGKLYLYGGMFEVGDRQFTLNDLYCLDLHKMDQWEVLVEMDPKTQEWLDDWSDSEDDEEGDEEEAKGGDDEEEESEEESDEQDEEDHPPVQPGEALEDFQSRTEQYWVGQARANMGPEAKDTKVQKVGIAMAKVFYEDQQ from the exons ATGGGCAAAAAGGGTAAAAAAGAGCAAAAGAAAGTGAAAGGAGCAGAGAAGACAGCAGCCAAAATGGATAAAAAGATTTCAAAGCGGTCTAAACGAGAAGAG GAGGACCTGGCTGCGCTGATAGCTGAGTTTCAGTCCTTGGATGCAAAGAAGACAACGGTTGTGGAGACCGCCTGCCCGCCCCCCTCACCCAG GTTGAACGCCTCACTGTCAGCACACCCCGACAAGGATGAGCTGATCTTGTTTGGAGGCGAGTTCTTCAATGGCAAAAAG ACGTACCTCTACAATGACCTGTTCTTCTATAACTTAAAGAAGAACACCTGGGTGAAGTCAgacatccccaaccctcctccaCGACGCTGTGCTCACCAG gcggTGGTAGTTCCCCAGGCAGGGGGGCAGCTGTGGTTGTTTGGAGGGGAGTTTGCGTCTCCTGACGGGGAGCAGTTCTACCACTATAAAGACCTCTGGGTTCTTCACCTCTCCACAAACACCTGGGAGCAGATCAA GGTTCCAGGTGCCCCCTCTGGTAGGAGTGGACATCGTATGGTCCTGAGTAAGAGGCAGTTGCTGGTGTTCGGAGGCTTCCACGAAAGTGCTAG GGATTTTATCTACTACAACGATGTACACGCCTTCAGTCTGGACTCCTTCACCTGGAGTCGCCTCTCCCCCTCCGGCACTGGCCCCTCCCCTCGCTCAGCCTGCCAGATGACCTCTACCCCCGATGGCTCCGGGGTCATCATCTACGGAGGATACTccaaagtg AAAGCTAAGAAAGATGTGGAAAAGGGAACCATCCACTCTGACATGTTTCTCCTCAAGAGAGATGGCAAAGAAGAACAAG AGAAGTGGTTGTGGTCCCGGGTGAGTCCCTCAGGCTCCAAGCCACCTGCCCGGTCGGGCTTCTCCCTGGCTGTGGGGCCCACGGGCCGGGCGCTGCTCTTCGGAGGGGTGTGTGACGAGGAGGAAGATGAAACTCTGGAGGGGGACTTCTACAACGACCTTTACCTGTATGACATCAACAAGCACCGCTGGTTCCCTGCTCAGCTCAAG GGCTGTAAGTCGGAGAAGAAGAAGCGTCGAAGGgggaagaagggaggggagacaggggaggggtCAGGGGAGGGTCAGGAGGAGGAAGGAGCAGCAGCACAGGGACCTGTGGAGGTCATCAAGGAGATCGTCACTGAAGACGGAACAGTCATGACCATCAAGGAAATAATCCCCGGGACACaggtggaggaagagagtgaggaagaggaggaaggtgaggaaGGTGCCTCGGCCATACTTGTCGAGCCCTGTGCTCGCTCCAGTGCCATGGCAACAGTGAAATATGGGAAGCTGTATTTGTACGGGGGCATGTTTGAGGTGGGTGACCGCCAGTTCACCCTCAACGACCTGTACTGTCTGGACCTCCACAAGATGGACCAGTGGGAGGTGCTGGTCGAGATGGACCCCA AGACCCAAGAGTGGCTGGATGACTGGTCTGACTcagaggatgatgaggagggagatgaagaggaggcTAAAGGAGGTGATGACGAAGAGGAGGAATCTGAAGAAGAAAGTGACGAACAGG ATGAGGAGGATCACCCCCCAGTGCAGCCAGGTGAGGCGCTGGAAGACTTCCAGAGCCGTACAGAGCAATACTGGGTAGGCCAGGCCCGGGCCAACATGGGCCCAGAGGCTAAGGACACGAAGGTGCAGAAAGTGGGCATAGCCATGGCCAAGGTGTTCTATGAAGACCAGCAGTGA